The Bradyrhizobium sp. WBAH42 genome includes a window with the following:
- a CDS encoding SDR family NAD(P)-dependent oxidoreductase: MATIFITGSTDGLGRAAAQSLLDRGHHVVLHARSADRAAALGGLTSRARGLVIGDLRSGEETRSIADQVNAIGRLDAVIHNAGVYTRPSRGATPEGHAETLAINTLAPFMLTALIARPARLIYLSSGLHRGGEGSLDDLDWTKRAWNAAKAYAESKLHVVALAYALARRWPNVLCNAVDPGWVRTKMGGAGAPVDIDTGQRTQTWLAVSEDHAARVSGRYWHHLEQQEPAREATDPRFQHQLIGQLSELTGVALPEV, translated from the coding sequence ATGGCGACCATATTCATCACCGGCAGCACGGACGGCCTCGGCCGGGCGGCGGCGCAATCGCTCCTCGATCGGGGCCACCACGTCGTGCTGCACGCGCGTTCGGCGGATCGTGCTGCGGCCCTCGGCGGGCTCACTTCGCGCGCCCGGGGATTGGTGATCGGCGATCTCAGAAGCGGCGAGGAGACGCGGAGCATCGCCGACCAGGTCAACGCGATCGGGCGCCTGGATGCGGTCATCCACAATGCCGGCGTCTACACGCGGCCGAGCCGCGGCGCGACCCCTGAAGGCCATGCCGAGACGCTGGCCATCAACACGCTTGCGCCGTTCATGCTGACGGCCCTGATCGCGCGGCCCGCCCGATTGATCTATCTCAGCAGCGGATTGCACCGCGGCGGAGAGGGCTCGCTCGACGACCTCGATTGGACCAAGCGGGCCTGGAATGCGGCCAAGGCCTATGCCGAGAGCAAGCTGCACGTCGTCGCGCTCGCCTACGCGCTGGCGCGGCGCTGGCCCAACGTCCTCTGCAACGCCGTCGATCCCGGTTGGGTGCGCACGAAGATGGGCGGCGCGGGCGCCCCGGTCGATATCGACACGGGGCAACGGACCCAGACCTGGCTGGCGGTCAGCGAGGATCACGCGGCGCGGGTGAGCGGACGCTACTGGCATCATCTCGAGCAGCAAGAGCCAGCCCGCGAGGCGACCGATCCGAGATTTCAGCACCAGCTCATCGGCCAATTGAGCGAGCTGACGGGCGTTGCGCTGCCGGAGGTGTAA
- the greA gene encoding transcription elongation factor GreA, translating to MSVAFTKEESAETASETLLPDRPISPHPNLVTEAGFKALQTQLAEARAAYEAAQAIEDVNEKRRQSAVPLRDLRYLTERLRTAQVMPDPVATEIVAFGSTVSFSRADGRVQTYRIVGEDEADPRAGSISFVSPVARSLMGKAVGDVVGSGAQEIEILSIA from the coding sequence TTGAGTGTCGCCTTCACCAAGGAAGAGAGCGCCGAAACTGCGTCCGAGACGCTGTTGCCGGACCGCCCGATCTCGCCGCATCCGAACCTCGTGACGGAAGCAGGCTTCAAGGCCCTGCAGACGCAGCTTGCCGAAGCGCGCGCGGCCTACGAAGCCGCGCAAGCCATCGAGGACGTCAACGAGAAGCGCCGGCAGTCGGCCGTGCCCCTGCGCGATCTCCGCTATCTCACCGAACGCTTGCGCACGGCGCAGGTGATGCCCGATCCTGTCGCGACCGAAATCGTCGCCTTCGGCAGCACGGTCAGCTTCAGTCGCGCCGACGGCCGGGTGCAGACCTACCGCATCGTCGGCGAGGACGAGGCCGATCCCAGGGCCGGCTCGATCTCGTTCGTCTCGCCGGTTGCGCGATCGCTGATGGGAAAAGCGGTCGGCGACGTCGTCGGTTCAGGCGCGCAGGAGATCGAGATTCTGTCGATTGCGTAG
- a CDS encoding acetolactate synthase large subunit, with protein MNGAESLVRTMVKGGVDVCFTNPGTSEMHFVAALDRVPGMRCVLGLFEGVVTGAADGYFRMKGTPASTLLHLGPGLANGLANLHNAKKANSGIVNIVGQHAVYHIGYNAPLTSDIEGLARPMSSWVRTSPDSKSVAADGAAAIAAAKSAPPQIATLILPADTAWNEADGIAEVPAEQQRASYSPQAVEQAARILHGDGEGTLLLMTGSALSEHGLALAERIAGKTGCTVMGPTFRPKMARGRGRFSIDRIHYVIENALPMLAKFRHIVLVESDDPVAFFAYPNKPSMLKPQGCEVHRMTSWGENSVAALEALAGAVKASTRDVKPQALQELVKPTGALTFASIAQAIACAIPENAIMVDESLTTGRGFFPPTAAAAPHDWLQNMGGSIGFSTPLSIGAAIACPDRKVITMVGDGSAMYTIQSLWTQARENLDIVTIVFANRIYQILRGEFDNVGAGEPGQRANDMLRLDRPTLDFVALAKGMGVPGRAVTNADEFNKALAEAVAEPGPRLIEVQM; from the coding sequence ATGAACGGTGCGGAAAGCCTGGTGCGGACGATGGTCAAGGGCGGGGTGGACGTCTGCTTCACCAATCCCGGCACCTCCGAGATGCATTTCGTCGCGGCGCTCGATCGTGTCCCGGGCATGCGCTGCGTGCTCGGCCTGTTCGAAGGCGTGGTGACGGGTGCGGCCGACGGCTATTTCCGCATGAAGGGCACGCCTGCCTCGACCCTGCTGCATCTCGGTCCCGGACTCGCCAACGGCCTTGCCAATCTGCACAACGCCAAGAAGGCCAATTCCGGCATCGTCAACATCGTCGGCCAGCACGCCGTCTACCACATCGGCTACAACGCGCCGCTGACCTCCGACATCGAAGGCCTGGCCCGGCCGATGTCGTCCTGGGTCCGCACCTCCCCGGATTCCAAATCGGTCGCCGCCGACGGCGCGGCCGCGATTGCCGCCGCCAAAAGCGCGCCGCCGCAGATCGCGACCCTGATCCTGCCCGCCGACACCGCCTGGAACGAAGCCGACGGCATTGCCGAGGTTCCGGCCGAGCAGCAGCGCGCGAGCTATTCGCCGCAGGCGGTCGAGCAGGCCGCAAGAATCCTGCACGGCGACGGCGAAGGCACGCTGCTGCTGATGACCGGCAGCGCGCTGAGCGAGCATGGCCTCGCGCTGGCCGAGCGCATCGCCGGCAAGACCGGCTGCACCGTGATGGGCCCGACCTTCCGTCCGAAGATGGCGCGCGGCCGCGGCCGTTTCTCGATCGACCGCATCCACTACGTGATCGAGAACGCGCTGCCGATGCTGGCCAAATTCCGTCATATCGTGCTGGTTGAGTCCGACGATCCCGTGGCGTTCTTCGCCTATCCGAACAAGCCGAGCATGCTCAAGCCGCAGGGCTGCGAGGTGCATCGCATGACCTCCTGGGGCGAGAATTCGGTCGCAGCGCTCGAGGCGCTCGCCGGCGCCGTGAAGGCCAGCACCAGGGACGTCAAGCCGCAGGCTTTGCAGGAGCTGGTCAAGCCGACCGGCGCGCTCACCTTCGCCTCGATCGCGCAGGCCATTGCCTGTGCGATCCCCGAGAACGCCATCATGGTCGACGAATCCCTCACCACCGGCCGCGGCTTCTTCCCGCCGACGGCGGCGGCCGCCCCGCACGACTGGCTGCAGAACATGGGCGGCTCGATCGGCTTCTCGACGCCGCTGTCGATCGGCGCGGCGATCGCCTGCCCGGACCGCAAGGTCATCACCATGGTCGGCGACGGCAGCGCGATGTACACGATCCAGTCGCTGTGGACCCAGGCGCGCGAGAACCTCGACATCGTCACCATCGTGTTCGCCAACCGCATCTACCAGATCCTGCGCGGCGAGTTCGACAATGTCGGCGCCGGCGAGCCCGGCCAGCGCGCCAACGACATGCTCCGCCTCGACCGGCCGACGCTGGATTTCGTGGCGCTGGCCAAGGGCATGGGCGTGCCCGGCCGCGCCGTCACCAACGCCGACGAGTTCAACAAGGCGTTGGCGGAAGCCGTCGCCGAGCCCGGCCCGCGGCTGATCGAAGTTCAGATGTAG
- a CDS encoding L,D-transpeptidase, producing the protein MIRFFAAPMTAMALLLAGAADASAAGMIDFTGTSSTGYLGHGASPIPRTTVMYNGNYAPGTVVVNTSERRLYLVLGNGQALRYGIGVGRDGFRWGGVHKITAKKEWPDWTPPSQMLARRPDLPRHMKGGIENPLGARAMYLGSTLYRIHGSNEPETIGQAVSSGCFRMTNDDVTDLYSRVSIGTTVVVLNN; encoded by the coding sequence ATGATCCGGTTTTTTGCCGCACCGATGACCGCAATGGCGCTGTTGCTGGCTGGCGCAGCCGACGCATCCGCGGCGGGGATGATAGACTTCACGGGCACCAGTTCCACCGGCTATCTCGGCCACGGTGCGAGCCCGATTCCCCGCACCACCGTCATGTATAACGGCAATTACGCGCCCGGCACGGTCGTGGTGAACACCTCCGAGCGGCGGCTCTACCTGGTGCTCGGGAACGGGCAGGCGCTGCGCTACGGCATCGGCGTCGGCCGCGACGGCTTCCGCTGGGGCGGGGTGCACAAGATCACCGCCAAGAAGGAATGGCCGGACTGGACGCCGCCGTCGCAGATGCTGGCGCGCCGGCCGGACCTACCGCGCCACATGAAGGGCGGCATCGAGAATCCGCTCGGCGCCCGCGCCATGTATCTGGGCTCGACGCTGTACCGCATCCACGGCTCCAATGAGCCGGAGACGATCGGTCAGGCCGTCTCCTCGGGCTGCTTCCGCATGACCAACGACGACGTCACCGACCTCTATAGCCGCGTCTCGATCGGCACCACGGTGGTGGTGCTGAACAACTGA
- a CDS encoding DUF2927 domain-containing protein, whose translation MSASVPPSPGLRFALLVLVTLTCAPDTATMAGAGELPAISSRQRAEKKSFTDGEIVDGFLKTAFGAEYHLAGRVDRIRKFDGPVRVYAESDRADRKTQLAKVVADIGKRVQHLDIAMIETNEAANVRVKLVRDRDLFRTISSFYGAEKAREIRSSLDPQCLSGFRKNDNFEIEHSDVILTVDNGDFTFLDCAYEELLQSLGPINDTTSVPWTMFNDNVSMGYFDVYDQYILNLLYDPRIKAGMTVAEVKAVLPAVLKDVRAWVKRVNDLKE comes from the coding sequence ATGAGCGCATCTGTCCCGCCCTCGCCCGGCCTTCGCTTCGCCCTGCTGGTGCTCGTGACGCTCACCTGTGCGCCTGACACCGCTACCATGGCTGGGGCCGGCGAGCTGCCGGCGATCTCCTCGCGCCAGCGCGCCGAGAAGAAGAGTTTTACCGACGGCGAGATCGTCGACGGCTTCCTGAAGACGGCGTTCGGCGCCGAATACCATCTTGCCGGCCGCGTCGACCGCATCCGCAAGTTCGACGGGCCGGTGCGCGTCTACGCCGAGAGCGACCGCGCCGATCGCAAGACGCAGCTCGCCAAAGTCGTGGCCGACATCGGCAAGCGCGTGCAGCATCTCGACATCGCCATGATCGAGACCAACGAAGCGGCGAACGTGCGCGTGAAGCTGGTGCGCGACCGCGATCTCTTCCGCACCATCTCGAGCTTCTACGGCGCCGAGAAGGCGCGCGAGATCCGCTCCTCACTCGATCCGCAATGCCTGTCAGGCTTCCGCAAGAACGACAATTTCGAGATCGAGCATTCCGACGTCATCCTCACCGTCGACAACGGCGATTTCACCTTCCTCGACTGCGCCTATGAGGAGCTGTTGCAATCGCTCGGGCCGATCAACGACACCACGAGCGTGCCCTGGACGATGTTCAACGACAACGTCTCGATGGGCTATTTCGACGTCTACGACCAGTACATCCTCAACCTGCTGTACGATCCCCGCATCAAGGCGGGCATGACCGTGGCGGAGGTCAAGGCGGTGCTGCCCGCCGTGCTCAAGGACGTGCGCGCCTGGGTGAAGCGGGTGAATGACCTGAAGGAGTGA
- a CDS encoding class I SAM-dependent methyltransferase: MTAQDPFAGFKAIQKEAWSLFTPMEVFTTPTAAKLVGFAGIAAGQKLLDVGCGTGVVAITAARRGAKVRGLDLSPVLIERAREHAGLANLDVDFVDGDAESLPYGDSEFDVVLSQFGHMFAPRPDVAIGEMLRVLKPGGTIAFSTWPPHLYVGRMFALVGRHLPPPEGVASPALWGDPKIVAERLAGKAKEISFEMDMMTPSTLSPQHFRRTMEATIGPLIKLVAQYKDEPDKLSSFRAEFEALISEYFDAGNNMMRQQFLMTKAKKA; this comes from the coding sequence ATGACCGCGCAGGATCCGTTTGCAGGTTTCAAGGCCATCCAGAAGGAAGCTTGGTCGCTGTTCACGCCGATGGAGGTTTTCACGACTCCAACCGCGGCCAAGCTGGTCGGTTTTGCCGGCATTGCCGCCGGCCAAAAGCTGCTCGACGTCGGATGCGGCACCGGCGTTGTAGCGATCACGGCCGCGCGCCGCGGTGCGAAGGTCAGGGGTCTCGACCTCTCGCCGGTTCTGATCGAGCGCGCCCGCGAGCACGCAGGGCTGGCGAATCTCGATGTCGACTTCGTCGACGGCGACGCCGAGAGCCTGCCCTATGGCGACAGCGAGTTCGACGTGGTGCTCAGCCAGTTCGGTCACATGTTCGCGCCGCGTCCGGACGTCGCCATCGGCGAGATGCTGCGCGTGCTGAAGCCCGGCGGCACCATCGCCTTCTCCACTTGGCCGCCGCATCTCTATGTCGGCCGCATGTTCGCGCTGGTCGGCCGCCATCTGCCGCCACCCGAGGGCGTCGCATCACCGGCGTTGTGGGGCGATCCGAAAATCGTCGCCGAGCGTCTCGCGGGCAAGGCGAAGGAAATCTCGTTCGAGATGGACATGATGACGCCGTCCACGCTCAGCCCGCAGCATTTCCGCCGCACCATGGAAGCGACGATCGGGCCGTTGATCAAGCTCGTGGCCCAGTACAAGGACGAGCCGGACAAGCTCAGCAGCTTCCGTGCCGAGTTCGAGGCGTTGATCTCGGAGTATTTCGACGCCGGCAACAATATGATGCGCCAGCAGTTCCTGATGACGAAGGCCAAGAAGGCGTGA
- a CDS encoding threonine synthase, whose amino-acid sequence MPAASYIDPRNGKLYPLDQPRWCSDERTPLLVTPGAGISREDIDGSTRSLWRYRAALPVEIKTPITLGEGCTPLVQQEWGALRPLFKLEWFNPTGSFKDRGSAVMLSFLRQIGIDAILEDSSGNGGSSMAGLGAAGGMRVKILAPASTSPAKIAQVRAYGATVQLVEGPREESEAEAIRQSSQTFYASHNWQPFFLEGTKSLAYEIWEDLGFRAPDNVIVPVGAGSSLLGCAFGFRELLKAGQISKLPRLFAAQPLNCSPIDASFKAGVDTPVAREVSKTVAEGTAIKTPLRLREIVAALRESGGGTIALTEDEIVAALRRLARQGLFAEPTSASAAAALDKLAAAGAIRANETTVAVLTGTGLKAATTVADLVQ is encoded by the coding sequence ATGCCTGCCGCCAGCTACATCGATCCCCGCAACGGAAAGCTCTATCCCCTCGACCAGCCGCGCTGGTGCTCGGACGAGCGCACGCCGCTGCTGGTGACGCCGGGGGCGGGCATCTCGCGCGAGGACATCGATGGCTCGACGCGGTCGCTGTGGCGCTATCGGGCGGCGCTGCCGGTCGAGATCAAGACCCCGATCACGCTCGGCGAGGGTTGCACGCCGCTGGTCCAGCAGGAATGGGGCGCTCTGCGCCCGCTGTTCAAGCTCGAATGGTTCAACCCGACCGGCAGCTTCAAGGATCGCGGCTCGGCGGTGATGCTGTCCTTCCTGCGGCAGATCGGCATCGACGCCATTCTGGAGGATTCCTCCGGCAACGGCGGCTCATCGATGGCCGGCTTGGGTGCGGCCGGCGGCATGCGCGTCAAGATTCTGGCGCCCGCCTCGACGTCGCCGGCGAAGATCGCGCAGGTCCGCGCCTACGGCGCGACCGTGCAACTCGTGGAGGGCCCGCGCGAGGAATCCGAAGCCGAGGCCATCCGCCAGTCGAGCCAGACCTTCTACGCCAGCCACAATTGGCAGCCGTTCTTCCTCGAAGGCACCAAGTCGCTGGCCTACGAGATCTGGGAAGATCTCGGCTTCCGCGCGCCCGACAACGTCATCGTTCCCGTCGGCGCCGGCAGCAGTCTCCTCGGTTGCGCCTTCGGCTTCCGCGAGCTGTTGAAGGCCGGGCAGATCTCGAAGCTGCCGCGCCTGTTCGCGGCGCAGCCGCTCAACTGCTCGCCGATCGATGCAAGCTTCAAGGCCGGCGTCGATACGCCGGTCGCGCGCGAGGTGAGCAAGACCGTCGCGGAGGGCACCGCGATCAAGACCCCCCTGCGCCTGCGCGAGATCGTCGCCGCCTTGCGCGAGAGCGGCGGCGGCACCATCGCGCTCACCGAGGACGAGATCGTCGCCGCCCTGCGCCGCCTCGCGCGGCAAGGCCTGTTCGCCGAGCCGACCAGCGCCAGCGCAGCTGCGGCCCTGGACAAGCTCGCGGCTGCCGGGGCCATCAGAGCGAACGAGACCACGGTCGCTGTTCTCACCGGCACGGGCCTGAAAGCCGCGACCACTGTCGCCGATCTCGTGCAATAG
- a CDS encoding GTP cyclohydrolase II → MSRANRTDHIRLTSHPEPGRKAAFPIHWGATDARARGPIIGTVSRAGDRNVIGSHGGSYAMYRALAVSAGALDPIRRPDLTNTFPAATIGPFPQWSDPTKIVALDPWGHLVAENFRKEIAEGADIRPSIAVTRARLDLPEIREAIAAKRLRADGEVVHANGSVSVVKIAIDPVWYLPGLAARFGTGETELRRTLFEQTAGMFPELVTRSDMKVFLPPIGGTTVYLFGDVTKLPDHRTRITCRVHDECNGSDVFGSDICTCRPYLIHGIEESARGAQEGGLGLVIYNRKEGRALGEVTKFLVYNARKRQEDGDAAAAYFERTECVAGVQDARFQQLMPDTIHWLGLKRIDRFLSMSDMKYDALTSQGIDIVERVPIPLELIPADAHVEIAAKKAAGYYSTDIAPEKDVNGVVGRSLEKY, encoded by the coding sequence ATGAGCCGTGCCAACCGTACCGACCACATCCGCCTGACCTCCCATCCGGAGCCGGGCAGGAAGGCCGCCTTTCCGATCCATTGGGGCGCCACTGATGCGCGCGCCCGCGGGCCGATCATCGGCACGGTATCGCGCGCCGGAGACCGCAACGTGATCGGTAGCCATGGCGGCTCCTATGCGATGTACCGGGCGCTCGCGGTCTCCGCCGGCGCGCTCGATCCGATTCGAAGGCCCGATCTCACCAACACCTTTCCGGCCGCGACCATCGGCCCGTTCCCGCAATGGAGCGATCCCACGAAAATCGTCGCGCTCGATCCCTGGGGGCACCTGGTCGCCGAGAATTTTCGCAAGGAGATCGCCGAGGGCGCGGACATCCGCCCGAGCATCGCTGTGACGCGGGCGCGGCTCGACCTGCCCGAGATCCGTGAAGCGATCGCCGCAAAGCGGCTCCGCGCCGACGGCGAGGTCGTGCACGCCAATGGCAGCGTCTCGGTGGTGAAGATCGCGATCGATCCGGTGTGGTACCTGCCGGGCCTTGCGGCGCGCTTTGGCACCGGCGAGACCGAGCTGCGGCGCACGCTGTTCGAGCAGACTGCCGGCATGTTCCCCGAACTCGTCACGCGATCGGACATGAAGGTGTTCCTGCCGCCGATCGGCGGCACTACGGTCTATCTGTTCGGCGACGTGACAAAACTGCCGGACCATCGCACCAGGATCACCTGCCGCGTGCATGACGAATGCAACGGCTCCGACGTGTTCGGCTCCGACATCTGCACCTGCCGGCCCTATCTGATCCACGGCATTGAGGAATCCGCGCGCGGCGCGCAGGAGGGCGGGCTCGGGCTCGTCATCTACAACCGGAAAGAGGGCCGCGCGCTCGGCGAGGTCACCAAATTCCTGGTCTACAATGCGCGCAAGCGGCAGGAGGACGGCGATGCGGCCGCCGCCTATTTCGAGCGCACCGAGTGCGTGGCCGGCGTCCAGGACGCGCGCTTCCAGCAATTGATGCCGGATACGATCCACTGGCTCGGCCTCAAGCGCATCGACCGTTTCCTGTCGATGAGCGACATGAAATACGATGCGCTGACCTCGCAAGGCATCGACATCGTCGAGCGCGTGCCGATCCCGCTGGAGCTGATTCCGGCCGATGCTCATGTCGAGATCGCCGCGAAGAAAGCTGCCGGCTATTACTCCACCGACATCGCGCCGGAGAAGGACGTCAACGGCGTGGTCGGGCGTTCGCTGGAAAAATACTGA
- a CDS encoding URC4/urg3 family protein gives MADALESQARALLTAKAVRARAGQILELGLAGGLTHFTVDLDRMDGVADAVLAVTRKAYPTLDIPFHARWRHFVLGGVDRWARLADAASWPDRAARARAEFDLAIVSVLLDAGAGAAWRYRDAVTGAEVGRSEGLAIASLDMFASGLFSHDARAPFRADADVLARLPLASIASAFQVSDVNPLLGLEGRTDLLRRLGKQVSERADVFGLHDTPRPGGLFDHIAARAIGGTVAAPAILSAVLNQLGPIWPSRLELAGVPLGDCWRHPAIKADDGTAGLVPLHKLSQWLSYSLIEPLQRAGFEVTDIDGLTGLAEYRNGGLFVDHEVLRLREAADAERAHAVDSLLVVEWRALTVALLDRLAELVRVKLGRTSETLPLASILEGGTWAAGRAIAFARRRDGSPPLKVISDGTVF, from the coding sequence ATGGCGGACGCTTTGGAATCACAGGCGCGCGCACTGCTCACCGCAAAGGCGGTTCGCGCGCGCGCCGGGCAGATACTCGAGCTCGGCCTTGCCGGCGGGCTCACCCATTTCACCGTTGATCTCGACCGCATGGATGGCGTTGCCGATGCCGTGCTCGCGGTGACACGTAAAGCCTATCCGACGCTCGACATTCCGTTCCATGCGCGCTGGCGGCACTTCGTGCTCGGCGGCGTCGACCGCTGGGCCCGGCTTGCCGATGCTGCGTCCTGGCCGGATCGCGCGGCGCGGGCGCGCGCCGAGTTCGACCTCGCCATCGTCAGCGTGCTGCTCGACGCCGGCGCCGGCGCGGCGTGGCGCTATCGCGACGCCGTGACGGGAGCAGAAGTAGGCCGATCGGAAGGGCTTGCGATCGCGAGCCTCGACATGTTCGCGAGCGGGCTGTTTTCGCACGATGCCAGGGCGCCGTTCAGGGCCGATGCGGATGTGCTCGCAAGACTGCCCCTCGCCTCCATCGCCTCCGCCTTTCAGGTGAGCGACGTCAACCCGCTGCTCGGCCTGGAGGGACGCACCGACCTACTGCGTCGTCTGGGCAAGCAGGTCTCGGAGCGTGCGGACGTGTTCGGCTTGCACGATACGCCGCGGCCGGGCGGGCTGTTCGATCATATCGCGGCGCGGGCGATCGGCGGCACTGTTGCTGCGCCCGCGATCCTGTCCGCGGTGCTGAACCAGCTCGGGCCGATCTGGCCGTCGCGGCTCGAGCTCGCGGGCGTCCCGCTCGGCGATTGCTGGCGCCATCCTGCGATCAAGGCGGACGACGGCACTGCGGGCCTCGTGCCGCTGCACAAACTATCGCAATGGCTGAGCTATTCGCTGATCGAGCCGCTGCAGCGCGCCGGCTTCGAGGTGACCGACATCGACGGCCTGACCGGGCTTGCCGAATATCGCAATGGCGGCCTGTTCGTCGACCATGAGGTGCTGCGCCTGCGCGAAGCCGCGGATGCCGAGCGCGCGCATGCGGTGGACTCGCTGCTCGTCGTGGAGTGGCGCGCGCTGACCGTTGCTCTGCTGGATCGCCTTGCCGAACTGGTTCGCGTCAAGCTCGGCCGTACGTCCGAGACATTGCCGCTCGCCAGCATTCTCGAAGGCGGCACCTGGGCCGCCGGCCGCGCCATCGCCTTTGCACGCCGCCGCGATGGATCGCCGCCGCTCAAGGTGATCAGCGACGGCACGGTGTTTTAG
- the upp gene encoding uracil phosphoribosyltransferase: MEGVTIVDHPLVQHKLTLVRDKSISTKSFRELIKEIGMLLCYEVTRDLPLADTVIETPLATMHSAKIAGKKLVFVPMLRAGTTFVDGMMDLVPTARVAHIGLYREPHSFAAVEYFFKSPSDLGERLAIVVTPVVATANTAVAAIDRLKERGARDIRLACLIAAPEGLERLRGLHPDVPIWTAAVDEGLDDNGFILPGLGDAGDRAYGTR, encoded by the coding sequence ATGGAAGGCGTCACGATCGTCGATCATCCGCTGGTGCAGCACAAGCTGACGCTGGTGCGGGACAAGTCCATCTCGACCAAGTCGTTCCGCGAGCTGATCAAGGAGATCGGCATGCTGCTGTGCTACGAGGTGACGCGCGACCTACCGCTCGCCGACACCGTCATCGAGACGCCGCTGGCGACGATGCATTCGGCCAAGATCGCCGGCAAGAAGCTGGTGTTCGTGCCGATGCTGCGCGCTGGCACCACCTTCGTCGACGGCATGATGGACCTGGTGCCGACCGCTCGCGTCGCCCATATCGGCCTCTACCGCGAGCCGCACAGCTTCGCGGCGGTGGAGTATTTCTTCAAATCGCCCTCTGACCTCGGCGAGCGCCTCGCCATCGTGGTGACGCCGGTGGTCGCCACCGCCAACACCGCCGTCGCCGCCATCGACCGGCTGAAGGAGCGCGGCGCCAGGGACATCCGCCTTGCCTGCCTGATCGCAGCTCCTGAAGGGCTCGAGCGGCTGCGCGGATTGCATCCGGACGTGCCGATCTGGACCGCGGCGGTGGATGAAGGGCTCGACGACAACGGGTTCATCCTGCCGGGCCTCGGCGATGCCGGCGACCGCGCCTACGGAACGCGGTAA
- a CDS encoding M48 family metallopeptidase, with amino-acid sequence MSDVFAETPAQSAKPTIFFDGVSSRRRQVTLILGDALEFAEDGATPVRWAYADIRRSDGPPGILRLAATSAPPLARLEIRDAALAAEVVARCTRLDEHQTTRRGVAKIVGWSVAAAVSIVCVVLFGVPLAADRLAPLVPKPVERRIGDAAEVQMKTIFGRSVCEDPAGKAAFTKLVNRLRDAAGLDDTMTAGVLPTAVPNAFALPGGKVFVLKGLLDKAENPDELAGILAHELGHLKHHDNMRGLIYNGGTSFLIGLLFGDITGSSAVIFASRSLVEASYSREAETGADIFAIETMHALGRSPKPAAQLMFRITGKEGGSSLATILASHPLTEDRLARMTTEDRPVSGPPLLTDKEWQALKGICGSGKV; translated from the coding sequence GTGAGTGACGTGTTTGCCGAGACCCCGGCGCAGTCGGCCAAGCCGACCATCTTCTTCGACGGCGTCTCGAGCCGCAGACGGCAAGTGACGCTGATCCTCGGCGATGCGCTCGAGTTCGCCGAGGACGGCGCGACGCCCGTTCGCTGGGCCTATGCCGACATTCGCCGCTCCGACGGTCCCCCTGGAATCCTGCGCCTGGCTGCGACGTCAGCACCGCCTCTGGCCCGGCTGGAGATCCGCGATGCCGCGCTCGCCGCCGAGGTGGTCGCCCGCTGCACGCGTCTCGACGAGCACCAGACGACGCGCCGCGGTGTCGCCAAGATCGTGGGCTGGTCGGTTGCCGCCGCCGTCTCCATCGTCTGCGTCGTCCTGTTCGGCGTGCCGCTCGCCGCTGACCGGCTCGCGCCGCTGGTGCCCAAGCCCGTGGAACGGCGCATTGGCGATGCCGCCGAGGTCCAGATGAAGACCATTTTCGGCCGCAGCGTCTGCGAAGACCCCGCGGGCAAGGCCGCCTTCACGAAGCTCGTCAACCGCCTGCGCGATGCGGCCGGCCTCGACGATACCATGACGGCCGGCGTGCTGCCGACCGCGGTGCCGAATGCCTTCGCGCTGCCCGGCGGCAAGGTGTTCGTGCTGAAGGGCCTGCTCGACAAGGCCGAGAATCCCGACGAGCTTGCCGGCATCCTCGCCCACGAGCTCGGCCATCTCAAGCATCACGACAACATGCGCGGCCTGATCTATAACGGCGGCACCTCGTTCCTGATCGGCCTGTTGTTCGGCGACATCACCGGCTCATCGGCCGTGATCTTCGCCTCGCGCAGCCTGGTCGAGGCCTCCTATTCGCGCGAAGCCGAGACCGGCGCCGACATCTTCGCGATCGAGACAATGCATGCGCTCGGCCGTTCGCCGAAACCTGCGGCCCAATTGATGTTCCGCATCACCGGCAAGGAAGGCGGCTCCTCGCTCGCCACGATTCTTGCCAGCCATCCGCTGACCGAGGACCGCCTCGCGCGCATGACGACGGAGGATCGGCCCGTCAGCGGCCCACCGCTGCTGACCGACAAGGAGTGGCAGGCGCTGAAGGGCATTTGCGGCAGTGGGAAGGTGTGA